GACTTGATGACGTGTGCTTTGCCCGTCGCAGAGGCTGCGGATTCGATCACGTCAGGATAGATGGTGCCTTGCGCCAGCCATTTCACGTCTACTTGCTTGCTGGCTTCTTCATCGAACACTTCAACGAACACGCGACCGATGATTTTACGCTTGGCTTCTGGATCATTTTCGCCAGCAAGTTCGCCTAAGAAGCGATCTTCCGCCGCCACATGCACAATGTTCAGACCGAAATGATCGCCGAACATTTCCAGTACCTGATCGGCTTCGTTCAGGCGCAGCAGGCCGTTATCGACAAACACGCAGGTCAGGCGGTCACCAATCGCACGATGCAGCAGCATCGCGGTCACAGAAGAATCCACGCCGCCAGACAGGCCCAAAATCACCTTGTCGTTGCCGACCTGCTCACGAATACGGGCTACCGCATCGTCGATAATCTTGGCGGGCGTCCACAGTGCTTCACACTGGCAGATGTCACGGACGAAACGCTCTAACATGCGCTGGCCCTGACGGGTGTGCGTCACTTCTGGGTGGAACTGCACGCCGTAAAAACGCTTCTCTTCGTTCGCCATGATGGCAAACGGACAGGTATCGGTGCTGGCTACAGTGGTAAACCCTTCAGGGATTGCCGTCACTTTGTCGCCGTGGCTCATCCAGACATCCAGCAGCGGTGCACCTGCGGCGCTCAACGCATCCTGAATATCACGCACCAGCGCGCTCTCGGTCTTCACTTCTACCTGCGCATAACCAAACTCACGCTCGTTGGAACCTTCAACGTGGCCGCCCAGCTGCATCGCCATCGTCTGCATGCCGTAACACACGCCTAATACCGGTACGCCAGCGTTGAACACGTATTCTGGCGCACGCGGGCTGCCAAACTCCGTGGTGCTTTCCGGGCCGCCGGACAGGATGATCCCGTTCGGATTAAACCCGCGAATCTGCGCTTCCGTGACATCCCATGCCCACAGTTCACAGTAAACGCCCAGTTCACGCACGCGACGTGCCACCAGTTGCGTGTACTGCGAGCCGAAATCCAGAATAAGAATGCGGTGTTGATGAATGTTTTGAGTCATGAGGAGCATGTTCCAAAAAGCAAAAGACAAAAGCGAAAGAAAAAAAGTAAACCCATCTGGCCGCTCGGCCTTACACAAAGGCAGAGCGGCGCAAAATAGTACAGGGTTTATCGCGTTAAATCACCTTATGAACCCATACGGTAGTTCGGTGACTCTTTAGTAATGGTAACGTCGTGAACGTGGCTTTCCTGAATGCCCGCGCCGCTGATACGTACAAACTCAGCCTGCGTGCGGAGTACGTCGATAGTCGCGCAACCGGTCAGCCCCATACAGGAGCGCAAACCGCCCATCTGCTGGTGAACGATCTCTTTCAGGCGGCCTTTATAGGCTACGCGGCCTTCGATACCTTCCGGCACCAGTTTGTCGGCTGCGTTATCGGTCTGGAAGTAACGGTCTGATGAGCCTTTAGACATCGCGCCCAGTGAACCCATGCCGCGATAAGATTTGAATGAACGACCTTGATACAGTTCGATTTCACCCGGAGATTCTTCCGTACCCGCCAGCATAGAACCGACCATGACGCAGGCTGCGCCTGCGGCGATAGCTTTAGCGATGTCGCCAGAGAAACGGATACCGCCGTCGGCGATGACCGGAATGCCCGTGCCTTCCAGCGCTTCAACCGCATCGGAGATCGCCGTAATTTGTGGTACGCCGACGCCCGTTACGATACGCGTCGTACAGATAGAGCCAGGGCCGATACCCACTTTCACCGCGCTAACGCCCGCTTCAACCAGCGCTTTCGCACCTGCGCCCGTCGCGACGTTACCGCCGATAATTTCGAGGTTCGGGTATTTCGCACGCGTTTCACGAATACGCTGCAATACGCCTTCGGAATGGCCGTGTGAGGAGTCGATCAGCAGAACATCAACGCCCGCGGCAACCAGCGCATCAACACGCTCTTCGTTACCTGCGCCCGCACCCACCGCCGCGCCTACACGCAGACGACCGTGCTCGTCTTTACAGGCGTTAGGTTTGCGTTCTGCTTTCTGGAAATCTTTTACCGTGATCATGCCGATCAGGTGGAATTTGTCGTCAACAACCAGCGCTTTCTCGACGCGTTTTTCGTGCATCTTTTGCAGCACGACGTCACGCGCTTCGCCTTCTTTAACGGTGACCAGACGCTCTTTTGGCGTCATGAACGCGCTAACCGGTTTTTCCAAATCGGTCACAAAACGCACGTCACGACCGGTGATGATACCGACCAGTTCGTTGTCTTTCGCGACAACCGGGTAACCCGCGAAGCCGTTGCGCTCGGTCAGCTCTTTCATTTCACGCAGCGTCGTTTCTGGAGTAACGGTCTGTGGATCAACCACCACGCCGCTTTCATGTTTTTTCACGCGGCTCACTTCTTCAGCCTGACGCTCAATTGACATGTTTTTGTGAATAAAGCCCAGACCGCCTTCCTGCGCCAGCGCAATAGCCAGGCCGGATTCGGTAACGGTATCCATCGCTGCGGACAGCATAGGAATATTCAGGCGAATGTTTTTCGTCAACTGCGTGGACAGATCGGCAGTGTTAGGCAGAACGGTAGAATGAGCGGGAACCAGGAGGACGTCGTCAAACGTCAGTGCTTCTTTAGCGATACGTAGCATGGGCAATATCTCACCAAGGTGGATGTAAGAATAGATAAAATATTGCCGTGGCATTATACAGAGCGTAATCGGTTGCCTCCAGCATTATTTTACTAAAATGCTTGATTACCTGTTTCAGGTAGGTAGTATCGATCAATTAAGTGACTGTTTTAAAATTTGATCTGGCTCACAATGTCTCAATTTCCCTCCTCTGCAATTTTTACCGTTAGCCGACTGAATCAGACGGTTAGACAACTGTTGGAAATGGAAATGGGCCAGATTTGGCTCTCCGGCGAAATCTCCAACCTCTCTCAGCCCTCATCCGGCCACTGGTATTTCACGCTGAAAGACGAGCGTGCGCAGGTGCGCTGCGCGATGTTCCGCACCAGCAACCGCAGGGTGACGTTCCGTCCGCAAAACGGCCAACAGGTACTGATTCGCGCCACCATTACGCTGTATGAACCGCGTGGCGACTATCAGTTGCTGGCAGAAAGTATGCAGCCTGCCGGCGACGGTCTGTTGCAGCAGCAGTTTGAACAGCTCAAGCAGAAACTTGCTGCCGAAGGGCTGTTCGACCAGCAATTTAAACAAGTGCTTCCCTCTCCCGCCAGACAGGTCGGCGTGATTACGTCCGCCAGCGGTGCCGCCCTGCACGATATCTTGCAGGTATTGCAGCGCCGCGATCCGTCGCTGCCGGTGATCGTGTATCCCACCTCGGTGCAAGGCGCGGACGCGCCGCTACAGATTGTTCGCGCTATTGAACTGGCTAACCAGAGAGATGAGTGTGACGTGTTAATCGTCGGGCGCGGCGGCGGTTCTCTGGAAGATCTGTGGAGCTTTAATGATGAACGGGTCGCACGTGCCATCTTCGCCAGCCACATTCCTATCGTCAGCGCCGTCGGCCATGAAACCGATGTCACCATCGCCGATTTCGTCGGTGACCTGCGCGCGCCCACACCGTCCGCTGCTGCCGAGTTAGTGAGTCGTAACCAACTGGAGCTATTGCGCCAGATACAGTCCCAGCGCCAGCGTCTGGAAATGGCAATGGATTATTACCTTGCCCAGCGCAACCGAGACTTCACCCGTCTGCACCACCGTTTACAGCAGCAGCACCCGCAGCTGCGGCTGGCACGTCAGCAGGCACAGTTGGTCAAACTGCGTCAACGGCTGGATGATGCTATGCAGCAGCAGCTACGGCAGACGTCACGCCGGAGTGAACGCTTACAACAGCGTTTGATGCAACAACAGCCGCAGGCCCGTATTCATCGTGCACAGCAGCGTTTGCAGCAGTTGAGCTATCAGATGCAAAGCGCGGTGGAGCGCCAGTTAAATCAGAACAAACAAAAACTGGGCATCGCCTGTTCGCGACTGGAAGGTGTAAGCCCGCTGGCAACGCTGGCGCGCGGCTACAACGTCACCACAGCCCCGGACGGTAAAGTGCTGAAAAACGTCACGCAGATTACCCCCGGTGAAACGCTGAAAACCCGTTTGCAGGACGGCTGGATAGAAAGTCAGGTCACGACGCTAATGCCGAATCCAGATTCCGTGAAAAAGCAGCGAAAACCCTCATCCCGGACGCCAAAATAACGCGATCGGCATAAAATGCATGAATGGGGATTTGTCCTAAAACAACGGCGATCCCCCATTCTTGACCCCGCCATCTGAACTATACTCATTTCCAGTTCACTAATTCATATTAACCGTTTTCACCACACGGGCTCCGGCCTCTGCGCGGTGACACGGATAGGATAAAAATAGTGAGCTTTATTGATCGTCTGTGTTACCCCAATGGTTGCCTTTCAAGGAGATGAGGTATGAAGTCCAGACCGATTTGTAGCGTAATTCCCCCTTATATTTTGCATCGTATTATTGCAAACGGCACAGATGAGCAGCGTCACTGCGCGCAACAGACGTTGATGCACGTTCAGTCATTAATGGTCAGCCACAATCCACGCCCGGAACCCCATGAGAAATTCCCCGCAGGACAGGCTA
The genomic region above belongs to Pectobacterium colocasium and contains:
- the guaB gene encoding IMP dehydrogenase, yielding MLRIAKEALTFDDVLLVPAHSTVLPNTADLSTQLTKNIRLNIPMLSAAMDTVTESGLAIALAQEGGLGFIHKNMSIERQAEEVSRVKKHESGVVVDPQTVTPETTLREMKELTERNGFAGYPVVAKDNELVGIITGRDVRFVTDLEKPVSAFMTPKERLVTVKEGEARDVVLQKMHEKRVEKALVVDDKFHLIGMITVKDFQKAERKPNACKDEHGRLRVGAAVGAGAGNEERVDALVAAGVDVLLIDSSHGHSEGVLQRIRETRAKYPNLEIIGGNVATGAGAKALVEAGVSAVKVGIGPGSICTTRIVTGVGVPQITAISDAVEALEGTGIPVIADGGIRFSGDIAKAIAAGAACVMVGSMLAGTEESPGEIELYQGRSFKSYRGMGSLGAMSKGSSDRYFQTDNAADKLVPEGIEGRVAYKGRLKEIVHQQMGGLRSCMGLTGCATIDVLRTQAEFVRISGAGIQESHVHDVTITKESPNYRMGS
- the guaA gene encoding glutamine-hydrolyzing GMP synthase, which gives rise to MTQNIHQHRILILDFGSQYTQLVARRVRELGVYCELWAWDVTEAQIRGFNPNGIILSGGPESTTEFGSPRAPEYVFNAGVPVLGVCYGMQTMAMQLGGHVEGSNEREFGYAQVEVKTESALVRDIQDALSAAGAPLLDVWMSHGDKVTAIPEGFTTVASTDTCPFAIMANEEKRFYGVQFHPEVTHTRQGQRMLERFVRDICQCEALWTPAKIIDDAVARIREQVGNDKVILGLSGGVDSSVTAMLLHRAIGDRLTCVFVDNGLLRLNEADQVLEMFGDHFGLNIVHVAAEDRFLGELAGENDPEAKRKIIGRVFVEVFDEEASKQVDVKWLAQGTIYPDVIESAASATGKAHVIKSHHNVGGLPKEMKLGLVEPLKELFKDEVRKIGLELGLPYNMLYRHPFPGPGLGVRVLGEVKKEYCDLLRRADAIFIEELHKADLYNKVSQAFTVFLPVRSVGVMGDGRKYDWVVSLRAVETIDFMTAHWAHLPYDFLGRVSNRIINEVDGISRVVYDVSGKPPATIEWE
- the xseA gene encoding exodeoxyribonuclease VII large subunit; translated protein: MSQFPSSAIFTVSRLNQTVRQLLEMEMGQIWLSGEISNLSQPSSGHWYFTLKDERAQVRCAMFRTSNRRVTFRPQNGQQVLIRATITLYEPRGDYQLLAESMQPAGDGLLQQQFEQLKQKLAAEGLFDQQFKQVLPSPARQVGVITSASGAALHDILQVLQRRDPSLPVIVYPTSVQGADAPLQIVRAIELANQRDECDVLIVGRGGGSLEDLWSFNDERVARAIFASHIPIVSAVGHETDVTIADFVGDLRAPTPSAAAELVSRNQLELLRQIQSQRQRLEMAMDYYLAQRNRDFTRLHHRLQQQHPQLRLARQQAQLVKLRQRLDDAMQQQLRQTSRRSERLQQRLMQQQPQARIHRAQQRLQQLSYQMQSAVERQLNQNKQKLGIACSRLEGVSPLATLARGYNVTTAPDGKVLKNVTQITPGETLKTRLQDGWIESQVTTLMPNPDSVKKQRKPSSRTPK